A window of Dysgonomonadaceae bacterium PH5-43 genomic DNA:
AATGTCGTAATTTACTTCGTTGTTTTTGTAAAACGGAGTAAAAGGAGCATTAATCAAACCTAATATTTTCTTCATATATATAATATATTTATATTGTGTTTGTTTTGAATTATGCCGCAAATATATAGTATTTAAGTTTAATATAAAAATAAAACAAAAGAAAAGTGTTGTTTTTGATAAGATATAAATGCTACATAAGATTGGGCGCTCTCGTTAAAGCTAAAATATGTTGTTGAAATATAGTGTAATTTTATCTCATATATATAATATATAAATAAAATATTATATCTTTGTGCCGTAATAAAGTATGTTTTTTTAACAAATTAATATCATGAAGAAAATAGTTCTTACGATTAGTGTAGTCTTATTGACGACTGCATTCGCATTTGCGCAAGTAGCTCCGGTAAAGTATGGTCCTACGCCTAATGAGCGACAAATGAAGTATTTACAAGAGCCAATGGCTGCATTTATTCATTTCGGTATGAATACTTTTGCGGGTAGCGATGGTATTGAGTGGGGGAATGACACTAAACGCCCTGCCTCTACATTTAATCCTACAAACGGAGAAGTCGATACCGATCAGTGGGTACGTCTTTTGCAAAAAGCAGGTTTTACACGTGTTATTATCACTCTTAAACATCACGATGGTTTTTGTACTTGGCCAACAAAAGTAACTGATTACAATATTTCTAAGAGTCCGTATTTAGATGGAAAGGGTGATTTAGCAAAACAGCTTTCCGAATCGTGCGATAAGTATGGTATGGATATGGGTATTTATCTTTCGCCTTGGGACGCTTGGGAGCCTTCTTATGGAGATGCAAGTGAGGGGGATTATAACGATTTCTATGATAATCAACTAAGAGAATTGCTTGGAGGCGAATATGGAAGATTAAATCCTGAAACAGGAAAACGAGAAATTATAGAAATATGGCTCGACGGTGCGACAGGAGCAGGCACTGCGCATCAAACTTACGATTTTACTCGCTATGTAAATACTGTAAGGGAATTACAGCCCAATTGTTTAACGTGGATGACGTTAGCTGCGGCTAAGAATTATTCTGGCGATGAGGCTAACTTCCCTGTCGATGCTTTTTGGGTTGGTAATGAAAAAGGATATGTAAACGATCCGGTGTGGGTGAAAGTTAATGTTAATGGCTCGTCGGTAAGTCAGTATAGTAACACCGGTAATTATATTAGTATTCCAGAGGCCGATGTTTCTATCAGACCAGGTTGGTTTTATCACTCGTCGCAAGATGGAAGCGTTAAGTCGTTAGATTATCTTATGCATAATATTTATATGCGTACCGTTGGTATGGGTATTCCTTTGTTGTTAAATGTTCCGCCTGCTCGCGATGGACGATTTCACGCAAATGATTCTATTGCTCTTGAGAAATTTGGTAATGCTATAGCTAAAACATTTGAAACTAATCTTCTTAATACTGATATGAATGTTTCGGCAACTGCAAATAGAGGAGCAGGTTTTGAAGTCTCTAATATTTTAGATAACGATTACGATACGTATTGGACAATGGCAGACGGACAAACAACCGGCTCAATAACCATCGACTTAGGCAAGGATACGGAGTTAGACGTTATTCGTTTTCAAGAATATCTTCCTTTGGGACAAAGAATTAGTAGTTGGAACTTAGAGGTGGAGGTTTATGGTGTTTGGCGTGAGTATGGTTCGGGAAAAACTGTTGGCTATCAACGTATGGTTAAAGGCGAAGTATTGCCAGTGCGTAAAATAAGATTAAGTATAACTTCTTCATTGGCAGTGCCTATTATTAGTGGTGTTCAGGCTTACCGTTCCGATGCTTCTGTTGCTAACTTAGGTCCTATTCCTGCAGGTTTAGGAAGTATAGATGCTACAGATATTCAATCGGTAGAAACTAAAAAAGTGTCGAAACTGAAGTTTGAAGTTCTTGAGATGCCTTCGGGTAACTGGCCAACTTTGGCTGAAATGAAGTTTTTTACAACAACAAACGGAGTAAGAACAGAGTTAGACCGTACGGGATTTACGGCAACAGCCACTTCAGAAGCCAAGAAAGCAGTAAACGGAGAGCCTGATTGTCTGGCTTCTAACACTATAGATGGTAATAATTCTACTATATGGCAGCCGGAGTGGAAGCCAAAAGTAGCTATGCCTCAGTCGTTGATGTACGATTTTGGCAAACAAGTAGATTTAACAGAGATAAGTTATCTGCAACGTCAGAGTACTCTTAATGATATTGCCTCTAAGTTTAATATTTATATTGCAGAAAATGCCGACGATGAATATACACTTTCTATAGCAGGAGGAACTTTTGTTGCCGGATTAAACAAGGCACAGTATGCGCCTGTGGCTACTGGTTGGGTAGTGATGCAAGATTATAGCGATTTGGGAAGTGCAATACAATCGACAACCGATAAAGCCGAAGCTAAATTTGATATAACAGAGGGTTGGTTTAGAATTATAGGAGCGAAATCTCCTTCTTCTGGTATAATGGAAGTTTGGATTGATGGTGTTAAAGAGGCAACGATAGACACTTATGCGTCTTCTCTTACTAAAGATGTGGCTTTGTATGAAAATACTTTGTCAAAAGCAGGAAATCATACCGTGTTAATAAAAGCTACCGGCGATAAAAACGAAAAGTCTTTAGACTCTAAAATTACTCTTCAAAAAGTAGTGCGCTTAGAAGATAATATAAAAGGTATGTTTGAGATAAATAAATCTTTTGTAGAAACAACAGAAGATGCCAAGGTGTTGAGTTTTGAAATACATAGGTTTGGAGATTTAAGCGAAACGGCATCTGTAACTTATATTACTTCGCCAGGAACAGGAGTGCACGGTAAAACATATACCGATAAGTCGGAAGTTGTAACCTTTGGGGTTGGTGAATCGAAGAAAATACTGACGGTAGAGATTTTGGAGAATGATTTGGCTGAAGGTAATAAAGATTTTTATATAGAACTTAACAACCCTGCCTCTCATTATGTATTAGGGTTTGTATCTGTGATGCGAGTGTTGGTTTACGATAACGATGGAGATGCAGGTAATCCGAACTTAGAGGGTTATTGCACCCCTGAGGGTACGCAGCATTCGGGCAAGAAGGCTTATTTAGAATCGGCATCAACCGAAGGAGCAAAGAAAGACTTGTTGTATGAAGCAACTAAATGTCCTGATAATGTGTACGTTAAATGTGCCGACAGTTATGTTGAGGCGGAACGAAACTCAACCTTTACTCTTAATCTGAAAGCTTTTGAAGCGGGCGAAAGGTCTACCTCGGTTGTGTATCAAGACTTTCGTTACAATAGAGCGTATATTTATGTAGATTGGAATGCCGACCTTGCTTTTGCGGATAATGAGAAAATAGCCGAATACGGGATAAAGCCGACAAATAATGTTTTGGGTAATTACGACGAAGTAATGGATATTTCGTTAGATATAACAGTACCCGAGTCAACCATATTGCAGAGCATTCCTATAAGAGTTTTGTATCATAATGCTTGGCAAAATCTTTCAAATGGAGCTTGTAGTAATGTAACCGAAGGTATGGCTTACGATTTTCGATTAAAAGTTTTACCTTCTACAGTTGCTATTGAATCTATCAAAAATATGTCTCAACAATTTAATGTTTTCAGATCGGGCGACAATATTATCTGTTCGGGCGATATGGCAAAAGTAAAAAAAGTAGACTTGATAAATCTAAACGGTGTTGCCTTAAAATCTATGCATTCTTTGAAACCTAATGATGATTTACATATTAGTATGTCAAACCTACAAAAAGGCTTCTATTTAGTTGCCGTTAGCACGGTAGAAAACACAGAAGTGCATAAAATTATCTATTAAAAAGTTTGCCTTCACACTTAGTTAAAAAAAGGCTGAAAGCCTTACAGAGCTCACCCTGCGCTAAGCTCCGTAAGGCTTTCAGCCTTTTTTTATACCGCCAACTTTTATCTTTAAGTTAAGAACTGAAAATTAGCGAAAAACGTTGCAAAATTGCAAAGCACAGTAGAGGTATGGCGTGCCGCGTCTCTGGTTCTAAAAACGTTTCATACTATTGAAACTACTCGTTTCAATAGTATGAAACAAAGTGTTTCTCCTATATGAAACAGGTAATTTCACCTATTTGAAACAAATTATGCCGAAGTGTGAAACAGGTTGTTTTGATTGTATGAAACAATTCGTTTCAAAGTATGAAATGGATTATGTTGAAGTTTTCCATAAGAGAACTGTTTAATCAGTGTATGCGGAATAATATTATAAACTTGATATTTATACAAATGTATTTGCGAATTCAAAAACATTGAGTAAATTTGCTATTCTTATTGAGTAAAATTAGAATATATGTTTGAACGTCCTTACTTAAAGTCAGTTAAAGCGAGAATTGAAGAGCCGAGAAAGTTTATTCAAGTTATTCTTGGACCTCGTCAAGTGGGTAAAACCACTATGGTAACACAACTTGTTGAGCAGTTGTCGCTTCCAAACTTATTCGAATCGGCAGACGCCATCTTGGCTACAAACTCAGCTTGGATTACGCAGATTTGGGAATCGGCTCGTTTGCGGATGAAAGTGTCGAATGCTTCGGAGTTCTTGCTCGTAATTGATGAAGTTCAGAAAATAGACAATTGGAGTGAAGTTGTGAAACAACAATGGGATAAAGATACTCGTGAAAAAATCAATATTAAAGTGATTCTGCTTGGGTCTTCTCGCTTGCTAATTCAGAAGGGGTTAACAGAGTCGTTGGCGGGTCGTTTCGAAACTTTATATTTAGGACATTGGTCTTATTCTGAAATGCAGGAGGCTTTTGGGTGGAGTGTAGAGCAATACGTCTACTTTGGAGGCTATCCAGGATCAACAACACTAATTAGTGATGAAAAACGTTGGAAGAACTATGTGAAAGATTCGCTTATTGAAACTAGTATTTCTAAAGATATTTTGATGCTGACGCGCGTAGATAAGCCTGCTTTGTTAAAGCTATTATTCGAGTTGGGCTGCCTTTATTCAGGTCAGATACTCTCGTATACGAAAATATTGGGTCAGCTGCAAGATGCCGGAAATGCAACAACGTTGGCTAACTATTTAAGACTACTATCAGATTGCGGATTATTAGGTGGGTTAGATAAGTATGCTGGAGATATAATTCGCAAACGTGGCTCAAGTCCAAAATTTCAAGTGTATAACAATGCGCTAATTACAGCGCAGAGTGATGAAATATACGAGAAAGCAATTGTTAATCCTAAGTTATGGGGACGGCTCGTTGAGTCTTCTGTTGGTGCACATTTGATTAATAACTCTATTTCTGAAAGATATAATATTTACTACTGGCGTGACGGAAATAACGAGGTCGACTTTGTTTTAGAAAAAGGAGATCGAGTAATTGGGCTTGAAGTGAAAAGCGGAATGAAAGCAGAAAATACAGGAATGGGGGTGTTTTTAGAGAGATTCCACCCAGAGAAGGTGCTGCTCGTTGGAACAGGGGGGATTCCTTGTGATGAATTTTTGAAGATTAATCCTATAGACTTGTTTTGACAAAGAGTTATGTGCTTCGCACAAGATAAAAACTAAAAGATAAAAACTAAAAGTTGGCGCAAAGCGACTCTAATACGCTTCGCGTCAACTTTTATCTTTTAGTTTTTATCTTTTAACTTGTGCGAAGCACAAAGAGTTGGTGCGAAGCGTTGCCTGCGGTTGTGATTATGTTTTGTAAAAAAATATAAAATTTATTATTGCATTATATGTTTATTGTTTTATCTTTGCAGCGTGTAGGAGTATTACTTAGAAAAAACAACAAATATATTTTATAATTTTAATTGGAAAAACATGAGAAAGATTTATTTATTAGTTTGTGCGCTATTCTTGTCTTTGGGAGTATTTGCGCAGTATCCTACAGTATCTACAGGTGATGATGGACCTTGGTACTTTGTTCAAGTGTTAGGTAGTGATACCCGCGTTGGTTTGTGTATGTCTGCAGATGCGGATTCTGGCAATTCTGTTAATAGAGTTTTTGGGAAAGCATTCAATTATGCCCCATTTGATACGGCTAAGCAATTATGGCGAGCAGAGAAAGATGCTGATGACAATTATGTTTTAATTAACAAATTTTACAATCAAAAGCTTTCTGCTTGGAGATGGGATACTCGTAATAAAGATGTTGCAGGCTTGGCAGACGAAGCTTCTACTGGTTGGATTTTATCTGAACCTGCAACTCCTAATGGGCATCTTATATTTAAAGCTGCAAACCCTCTTACTGCAAATTCTCCTTATTTTCATCAGGGAAATGATGGTTGGGGGTTTTCTGTTATTTTTGAAGGAACACAGTGGGGTACAGGAGTTAATTCTCAATTCAAATTTATTGAGTTTTCAGAATTGCCCACTGGAGATGTAGATTTTGGAGATGTTTTGCTTAATTCGACTACGCAAAAAAGGGTTGTATTTAATAATACAGAAGCCGTAACTGTTACTACTGCAGGGGATGCTGTATATACATTTACTGAAGATGAATACGGGGTAGTAGTTACTTTTGCTCCAGATGTTGAACGTAAGGAATCAAGAGCTTCGGTAACGGTTGGGTCTGGAGGTCAAACAGTTGTAATCAATATAGTGGGTTATTGTAATACGCCAATTTGTGACCCAACTATAAATACAGATGTTTGGTATTATGTAAATTGGCATAGAGCAGGTGCTGGCAAATCTTTAACTCAAGATGCTGGTACGCATGGAGATGTCTTGCTTCCAAAGTGTGTTACAATAGACAGATCAAATAATGCGAAACAAGTGTGGAAACTAGTAGAATCAACAACGACTGGCAGATATTGGTTGCAAAGTGCATCTGGAGAGTATGCTGAGCCTAAAGATGGTTTTGTGCAGTTGGTGGAAACTCCGTCTGTTAGTTATGAATTGAAAGATAATACATCATACGAAGGTGTTGCTCCAGCTTATTCTCTTTGGACGGGAGACGGAACTACGGCTTTAGATCATAGAAATAGTGGTAATCCTCCTGTGGATTGTGTTGCTACGTGGAGTGGAGAAAGTGGCGTGAGTAAAGGTGCAGCGGTTACATTTATTCAAGCGCATCCATCGCTTTTGATAGCAGATGAACTTGATTTTGGTGTTTTGTCATTAAAAAATATTTCATCAACAAAAGAGCTGTCTATAACTAGAGTTAACTTGGAGGATAATGTTTCTGTTGTTGTTGAAGGTTCTGGAGCTGATGCTTTTGAGCCAACTTTAACTGATGATGTGATTTCGATAGTATTTGCTCCTACAGTAGACGGAGTGTATGAGGCAACATTGAAAATTACTTCAGGAGATGTTATTGCAACTACTACGTTAAAAGGAGAGGCGAAAGATATTCCTTTTGCTTTTAGTGATGAAAATAATGAGTATTGGTATAATTTTGGATTTACAAGACAATCTGCAAAGTCAATACAATCAGAAGGCATTGGTATGGGCTTGTCTCAAACCACTACAGATTTAACGAATGTGAATCAATGGTGGAAATTCGTAGGTGGCTATGAATCTTTCAAAATTGTAAATTATTATGGAGACGAGGCGTTTGTATCTGAAAATGCTAGTAATGATACAAAAGTTAAATCGGGTAATATAGAAGATGCTAGAAGTTATGCTTATGTGGATAATAATGGGAAATGTTTGATTCAACCTGTTGGGACTAGTACTTATTTAGCAGATTATTATGCGGCAGGAAAAGATATTGCTCATTATGGTAGTATAGATGATGCAGGAGTTTCTTTACGTTTTGAGGAAATAACAACTTTGCCAGAGTTGGCTGTTAATGTAAAGTCAATAACTTTTAAGGAGTCGGTGGGTTATACAGTTTCTAAAATAATCAGAGTAAAAGGTAATGGAGTTGATGATATAGCGATAATACCTTCTGAAGAAGCTGTGTTCGCAATAGCACAAGGGTCTGATTGGGATTCTAAAGTTGGAGGATCTCTTATTGTGTCGTTTACTCCTGATGTTGTAGAGATTAACAAGGCGGGATTTATAAATGTAACAAAAGGTAGTTCGATAGAAACGATAACAGTTTCGTGTGAGTCGTATCCATTTGTGGTAAGTACTGAAGAAAATTCTTATTGGTATTACATTGTTTCTAATGCTTCGGCTCCGGGAAGAACTTACGCATATAATAAAGTAATGTATGATGGGGGCTTCGAAGATTCAAGGGTGTGTTTTACAGATAAATCTTCTGAGGCGACAAATCAAATGTGGCGTTTCTTAAAAAGTAATGGCAAATTAGCTATACAAAATTTAGGAACAGGGAAATATGCTTCTATTACAAAGCTTAATATTAGCGATAGTCAGTCTATGGTAACCGTAGAAGATATAGGTTATACGTTTGAAGTTTTGCCAAGCACAGGTTATGAACCTTCGTATGCAATAAAGGCATCAAATGGTTCGTGCTTTCACCCTCAGAGTAATTATAGTGTAGTTGTTGCTTGGAATGGTGTGTCTGAAGAGGGAAATCAATGGCTATTCGCTCCAGTTGATACAGACCTTACTTGGTCGAGCTCTGACGATACCAATTGGACTAACGCTGCCAACTGGACTCCTAATATGGTGCCTTTCCATTTATCTAACGTAACTATCCCTGCTGGCAAATCTACTCCTGTTGTTTCTGCAATTACTACTATCGCTAATCTAACAATGATAGGTGATGCTAAAATAGAATTGGAAGCCGAACTTACCGTTAAAGGAGAAGTGAAAGTAGAAAAAACAGTTTCTAAAGAAACTTGGTATTCTATAGGATTTCCATTTGCAGCGGAAGCGTATTATGAGGGATTTGACGAAGATCCAAAGTTAATACCTTATAGTGATACGCAAACTAATGCCGACTTCTGGGTTAAAGCTTATGACGGAACAGGTGATGTTTTTGCTTATACAGAAAATACTTTTGCAAAAGGTATTGGTTATATAGCTCAATATCCTAAATACTTTGATGTTACAGAGAATGGAGGTGAAAGTCGCCCTATAACTTATAAATCAACAAGCACAACGGGTGTGGTTTTAGATGGAAAGATGATAGAAGCGCCTTCAAGTGAATATAAATTAGTAGCTAATCCTACTCTTAATGATATTGGCATAACCTCAAAGCCAGATGCGGGCTTCTATAATTATAAATATAATAGTGGAACTAATAGCTTTATTCGTGTGGCGGATGGAGATCAGAAGACAGTAGCTCCTTTTGAGGCTTATATTACGGTGTTGCTTGGTGCTGGTAGCGGAGTGGAGCCACGTTCTATTATCGGTGGTGATGAAGACTTGACTAACATAAATACATTTGTTGATAGCGAAGACATAAAAGAAGTTCGTTATTATAATCTTCAAGGTATAGAGATAAACAATCTTGCCAAAGGTGGTGTTTATATAGAAAAGACAACATACACATCGGGAGAGGTAGCAACAAGAAAAATTATTAAGTAAACAAAACAATATTAACGATATGGTAAAGAAAATAAGTATAGTGCTATTGAGCGCATTGTTGGTGTGCCCTGTATTTGCACAAGGATTTGAACGTTCGATGAAGCAAAATACACAATCGTGGACAAACAACCAACAGTTGTTAGAGAGAGATGGAGTTATTGGACAGAGTGATGTGGTGAAGGCTGATCCTAAAGTTCCAGTTGGCGACACGGCTTGGGTTTTAATCTTAGGCTTAGGCTTGGCTTATGGAGCTTATGTGGTGAGTAGACAAGCAAAGAAGCAGCACTAAGTTAATAAGTGTTGAAACTATAGAGAATAGCGTGGCGAATGTCACGCTATTTTTTTTGTGATGTTTTCTCAAGTGGGATCTGCGAGCTTGCTCGCTTGTCGCTAACTTTTGTCCCCCTTAGGTAACGCTGCGCTCACCTAAGGTTATGAATATATCGCCCATTCGGGCTGCTGCCTACCCAAAGAGTAGTATCTGCATAGCCGCATGGCGAGCGAAGTCTTGCCCGCGCTTGTTAAGGTATGCTTGCTCGCTTGTCGCCAACTTTTAGTTTTTATCTTTTAGTTTTTAACTTGTGCGAAGCACATAGCTTTTATCTTTTAGTTTTTAATTTTTATCTGCGAGCTTGCTCGCTCATTATGTATTATTGTCTAATTGGTTGAGTTTTAATTGTTATTTTTATGTAGTTTTTATT
This region includes:
- a CDS encoding alpha-L-fucosidase (product_source=COG3669; cath_funfam=2.60.120.260,3.20.20.80; cleavage_site_network=SignalP-noTM; cog=COG3669; pfam=PF01120,PF03160,PF07550; smart=SM00237; superfamily=141072,49785,51445; tigrfam=TIGR04183; transmembrane_helix_parts=Inside_1_4,TMhelix_5_24,Outside_25_1165): MKKIVLTISVVLLTTAFAFAQVAPVKYGPTPNERQMKYLQEPMAAFIHFGMNTFAGSDGIEWGNDTKRPASTFNPTNGEVDTDQWVRLLQKAGFTRVIITLKHHDGFCTWPTKVTDYNISKSPYLDGKGDLAKQLSESCDKYGMDMGIYLSPWDAWEPSYGDASEGDYNDFYDNQLRELLGGEYGRLNPETGKREIIEIWLDGATGAGTAHQTYDFTRYVNTVRELQPNCLTWMTLAAAKNYSGDEANFPVDAFWVGNEKGYVNDPVWVKVNVNGSSVSQYSNTGNYISIPEADVSIRPGWFYHSSQDGSVKSLDYLMHNIYMRTVGMGIPLLLNVPPARDGRFHANDSIALEKFGNAIAKTFETNLLNTDMNVSATANRGAGFEVSNILDNDYDTYWTMADGQTTGSITIDLGKDTELDVIRFQEYLPLGQRISSWNLEVEVYGVWREYGSGKTVGYQRMVKGEVLPVRKIRLSITSSLAVPIISGVQAYRSDASVANLGPIPAGLGSIDATDIQSVETKKVSKLKFEVLEMPSGNWPTLAEMKFFTTTNGVRTELDRTGFTATATSEAKKAVNGEPDCLASNTIDGNNSTIWQPEWKPKVAMPQSLMYDFGKQVDLTEISYLQRQSTLNDIASKFNIYIAENADDEYTLSIAGGTFVAGLNKAQYAPVATGWVVMQDYSDLGSAIQSTTDKAEAKFDITEGWFRIIGAKSPSSGIMEVWIDGVKEATIDTYASSLTKDVALYENTLSKAGNHTVLIKATGDKNEKSLDSKITLQKVVRLEDNIKGMFEINKSFVETTEDAKVLSFEIHRFGDLSETASVTYITSPGTGVHGKTYTDKSEVVTFGVGESKKILTVEILENDLAEGNKDFYIELNNPASHYVLGFVSVMRVLVYDNDGDAGNPNLEGYCTPEGTQHSGKKAYLESASTEGAKKDLLYEATKCPDNVYVKCADSYVEAERNSTFTLNLKAFEAGERSTSVVYQDFRYNRAYIYVDWNADLAFADNEKIAEYGIKPTNNVLGNYDEVMDISLDITVPESTILQSIPIRVLYHNAWQNLSNGACSNVTEGMAYDFRLKVLPSTVAIESIKNMSQQFNVFRSGDNIICSGDMAKVKKVDLINLNGVALKSMHSLKPNDDLHISMSNLQKGFYLVAVSTVENTEVHKIIY
- a CDS encoding putative AAA+ superfamily ATPase (product_source=COG1373; cath_funfam=3.40.50.300; cog=COG1373; ko=KO:K07133; pfam=PF13173,PF13635; smart=SM00382; superfamily=52540,52980), translated to MFERPYLKSVKARIEEPRKFIQVILGPRQVGKTTMVTQLVEQLSLPNLFESADAILATNSAWITQIWESARLRMKVSNASEFLLVIDEVQKIDNWSEVVKQQWDKDTREKINIKVILLGSSRLLIQKGLTESLAGRFETLYLGHWSYSEMQEAFGWSVEQYVYFGGYPGSTTLISDEKRWKNYVKDSLIETSISKDILMLTRVDKPALLKLLFELGCLYSGQILSYTKILGQLQDAGNATTLANYLRLLSDCGLLGGLDKYAGDIIRKRGSSPKFQVYNNALITAQSDEIYEKAIVNPKLWGRLVESSVGAHLINNSISERYNIYYWRDGNNEVDFVLEKGDRVIGLEVKSGMKAENTGMGVFLERFHPEKVLLVGTGGIPCDEFLKINPIDLF
- a CDS encoding hypothetical protein (product_source=Hypo-rule applied; cleavage_site_network=SignalP-noTM; superfamily=50370; transmembrane_helix_parts=Inside_1_4,TMhelix_5_24,Outside_25_1206), whose protein sequence is MRKIYLLVCALFLSLGVFAQYPTVSTGDDGPWYFVQVLGSDTRVGLCMSADADSGNSVNRVFGKAFNYAPFDTAKQLWRAEKDADDNYVLINKFYNQKLSAWRWDTRNKDVAGLADEASTGWILSEPATPNGHLIFKAANPLTANSPYFHQGNDGWGFSVIFEGTQWGTGVNSQFKFIEFSELPTGDVDFGDVLLNSTTQKRVVFNNTEAVTVTTAGDAVYTFTEDEYGVVVTFAPDVERKESRASVTVGSGGQTVVINIVGYCNTPICDPTINTDVWYYVNWHRAGAGKSLTQDAGTHGDVLLPKCVTIDRSNNAKQVWKLVESTTTGRYWLQSASGEYAEPKDGFVQLVETPSVSYELKDNTSYEGVAPAYSLWTGDGTTALDHRNSGNPPVDCVATWSGESGVSKGAAVTFIQAHPSLLIADELDFGVLSLKNISSTKELSITRVNLEDNVSVVVEGSGADAFEPTLTDDVISIVFAPTVDGVYEATLKITSGDVIATTTLKGEAKDIPFAFSDENNEYWYNFGFTRQSAKSIQSEGIGMGLSQTTTDLTNVNQWWKFVGGYESFKIVNYYGDEAFVSENASNDTKVKSGNIEDARSYAYVDNNGKCLIQPVGTSTYLADYYAAGKDIAHYGSIDDAGVSLRFEEITTLPELAVNVKSITFKESVGYTVSKIIRVKGNGVDDIAIIPSEEAVFAIAQGSDWDSKVGGSLIVSFTPDVVEINKAGFINVTKGSSIETITVSCESYPFVVSTEENSYWYYIVSNASAPGRTYAYNKVMYDGGFEDSRVCFTDKSSEATNQMWRFLKSNGKLAIQNLGTGKYASITKLNISDSQSMVTVEDIGYTFEVLPSTGYEPSYAIKASNGSCFHPQSNYSVVVAWNGVSEEGNQWLFAPVDTDLTWSSSDDTNWTNAANWTPNMVPFHLSNVTIPAGKSTPVVSAITTIANLTMIGDAKIELEAELTVKGEVKVEKTVSKETWYSIGFPFAAEAYYEGFDEDPKLIPYSDTQTNADFWVKAYDGTGDVFAYTENTFAKGIGYIAQYPKYFDVTENGGESRPITYKSTSTTGVVLDGKMIEAPSSEYKLVANPTLNDIGITSKPDAGFYNYKYNSGTNSFIRVADGDQKTVAPFEAYITVLLGAGSGVEPRSIIGGDEDLTNINTFVDSEDIKEVRYYNLQGIEINNLAKGGVYIEKTTYTSGEVATRKIIK
- a CDS encoding hypothetical protein (product_source=Hypo-rule applied; cleavage_site_network=SignalP-noTM; transmembrane_helix_parts=Inside_1_4,TMhelix_5_23,Outside_24_63,TMhelix_64_81,Inside_82_89) encodes the protein MVKKISIVLLSALLVCPVFAQGFERSMKQNTQSWTNNQQLLERDGVIGQSDVVKADPKVPVGDTAWVLILGLGLAYGAYVVSRQAKKQH